A window of the Streptomyces griseochromogenes genome harbors these coding sequences:
- the rplI gene encoding 50S ribosomal protein L9, which translates to MKIILTHEVSGLGAAGDVVDVKDGYARNYLIPRKFAIRWTKGGEKDVEQIRRARKIHEIQTIEQANAVKAQLEGVKVRLAVRSGDAGRLFGSVTPADIASAIKASGGPEVDKRRIELSAPIKTLGAHETSVRLHPEVAAKVNIEVISA; encoded by the coding sequence ATGAAGATCATCCTCACCCACGAGGTCTCCGGCCTCGGTGCCGCGGGCGACGTCGTCGACGTCAAGGACGGTTACGCTCGCAACTACCTCATCCCGCGGAAGTTCGCGATCCGCTGGACCAAGGGTGGCGAGAAGGACGTCGAGCAGATCCGCCGCGCCCGTAAGATCCACGAGATCCAGACCATCGAGCAGGCCAACGCTGTGAAGGCCCAGCTCGAGGGCGTGAAGGTCCGCCTGGCCGTCCGCTCCGGCGACGCCGGTCGTCTCTTCGGTTCCGTCACCCCGGCCGACATCGCTTCCGCGATCAAGGCTTCCGGTGGCCCCGAGGTCGACAAGCGCCGCATCGAGCTGTCCGCTCCGATCAAGACCCTGGGCGCCCATGAGACGTCCGTGCGTCTGCACCCCGAGGTTGCCGCCAAGGTCAACATCGAGGTCATCTCGGCCTGA
- the rpsR gene encoding 30S ribosomal protein S18: MAKPPVRKPKKKVCAFCKDKVTYVDYKDTNMLRKFISDRGKIRARRVTGNCTQHQRDVATAVKNSREMALLPYTSTAR, from the coding sequence ATGGCGAAGCCGCCTGTGCGCAAGCCTAAGAAGAAGGTCTGCGCTTTCTGCAAGGACAAGGTCACGTACGTGGACTACAAGGACACGAACATGCTGCGGAAGTTCATTTCCGACCGCGGCAAGATCCGTGCCCGCCGCGTGACCGGCAACTGCACGCAGCACCAGCGTGACGTCGCCACGGCCGTCAAGAACAGCCGTGAGATGGCGCTGCTGCCCTACACCTCCACCGCGCGATAA
- a CDS encoding single-stranded DNA-binding protein yields the protein MAGETVITVVGNLVDDPELRFTPSGAAVAKFRVASTPRTFDRQTNEWKDGESLFLTCSVWRQAAENVAESLQRGMRVIVQGRLKQRSYEDREGVKRTVYELDVEEVGASLRNATAKVTKTAGGARGGQGGYGGGGGQGGGGWGGGPGGGQQGGQQGGGAPADDPWASGAPAGGNQGGGGWGGSSGGGGGYSDEPPF from the coding sequence ATGGCAGGCGAGACCGTCATCACGGTCGTCGGCAATCTTGTCGATGACCCCGAGCTGCGCTTCACCCCGTCCGGTGCGGCGGTCGCGAAGTTCCGCGTCGCGTCCACTCCCCGCACCTTCGACCGCCAGACCAACGAGTGGAAGGACGGCGAGAGCCTCTTCCTGACCTGCTCGGTCTGGCGTCAGGCGGCGGAGAACGTCGCCGAGTCGCTCCAGCGAGGCATGCGCGTCATCGTGCAGGGCCGGCTGAAGCAGCGGTCCTACGAGGACCGTGAGGGCGTCAAGCGCACGGTCTACGAGCTGGACGTCGAGGAAGTCGGCGCCAGCCTCCGCAACGCCACGGCCAAGGTCACCAAGACCGCCGGTGGCGCCCGCGGTGGCCAGGGTGGTTACGGCGGCGGTGGCGGCCAGGGTGGCGGCGGCTGGGGCGGCGGCCCCGGTGGCGGCCAGCAGGGCGGCCAGCAGGGCGGCGGCGCTCCGGCCGACGACCCGTGGGCCTCCGGCGCTCCCGCCGGTGGCAACCAGGGTGGCGGCGGCTGGGGCGGAAGCTCCGGCGGCGGTGGCGGCTACTCGGACGAGCCCCCCTTCTAG
- the rpsF gene encoding 30S ribosomal protein S6 — MRHYEVMVILDPDLEERAVAPLIENFLSVVREGNGKVEKVDTWGRRRLAYEIKKKPEGIYSVIDLQAEPAVVKELDRQMNLNESVLRTKVLRPETH, encoded by the coding sequence ATGCGTCACTACGAGGTGATGGTCATCCTCGACCCCGATCTGGAGGAGCGCGCTGTCGCCCCCCTGATCGAGAACTTCCTCTCCGTCGTCCGTGAGGGCAACGGCAAGGTGGAGAAGGTCGACACCTGGGGCCGTCGTCGTCTCGCGTACGAGATCAAGAAGAAGCCTGAGGGCATCTACTCGGTCATCGACCTGCAGGCCGAGCCTGCGGTCGTGAAGGAGCTCGACCGCCAGATGAACCTGAACGAGTCGGTCCTTCGGACCAAGGTCCTCCGCCCCGAGACCCACTGA
- the femX gene encoding peptidoglycan bridge formation glycyltransferase FemX: protein MSLTLRTISREQHLAYIQSLPAASHMQVPAWADVKAEWRSESLGWFDERTGEMVGAGLVLYRQLPKIKRYLAYLPEGPVINWFAPNLDDWIQPMLAHLKQQGAFSVKMGPPVIIRRWSAETIKKGIQSPDVKRLRDMEADFIEPRAFEVADKLRRMGWQQGEDGGAGFGDVQPRYVFQVPLANRSLEEVHKNFNQLWRRNIKKAEKAGVEVVQGGYQDLAEWQRLYEITAVRDHFRPRPLSYFQRMWTALNTEDPNRMRLYFARHNGVNLSAATMLIVGGHVWYSYGASDNIGREVRPSNAMQWRMLRDAYALGGTVYDLRGISDSLDETDHLFGLIQFKVGTGGQAAEYLGEWDFPLNKLLHKALDIYMSRR, encoded by the coding sequence ATGAGCCTGACCCTGAGGACCATCAGCCGCGAGCAGCATCTGGCCTACATCCAGAGCCTGCCGGCGGCTAGCCACATGCAGGTCCCGGCCTGGGCCGATGTGAAGGCGGAGTGGCGCTCGGAGAGCCTCGGCTGGTTCGACGAGCGCACCGGCGAGATGGTCGGTGCGGGCCTGGTCCTCTACCGTCAGCTGCCCAAGATCAAGCGCTACCTCGCCTACCTCCCCGAGGGCCCGGTCATCAACTGGTTCGCGCCGAACCTGGACGACTGGATCCAGCCGATGCTGGCGCATCTCAAGCAGCAGGGTGCCTTCTCCGTGAAGATGGGCCCGCCGGTGATCATCCGCCGCTGGAGCGCGGAGACCATCAAGAAGGGCATCCAGAGCCCGGACGTGAAGCGCCTGCGCGACATGGAGGCCGACTTCATCGAGCCGCGTGCCTTCGAGGTCGCCGACAAGCTGCGCCGCATGGGCTGGCAGCAGGGCGAGGACGGCGGCGCCGGCTTCGGCGACGTGCAGCCCCGCTACGTCTTCCAGGTGCCGCTGGCCAACCGCTCCCTGGAAGAGGTCCACAAGAACTTCAACCAGCTGTGGCGCCGCAACATCAAGAAGGCCGAGAAGGCCGGTGTCGAGGTCGTCCAGGGCGGCTACCAGGACCTGGCCGAGTGGCAGCGGCTGTACGAAATCACGGCCGTGCGCGATCACTTCAGGCCCCGCCCGCTGTCGTACTTCCAGCGCATGTGGACGGCCCTCAACACCGAGGACCCCAACCGCATGCGGCTCTACTTCGCCCGCCACAACGGCGTGAACCTGTCCGCCGCGACCATGCTGATCGTCGGTGGCCATGTCTGGTACTCCTACGGCGCCTCCGACAACATCGGCCGTGAGGTCCGGCCCTCGAACGCGATGCAGTGGCGGATGCTGCGCGACGCCTACGCGCTCGGCGGCACGGTCTACGACCTGCGCGGCATCTCCGACTCGCTCGACGAAACGGATCACCTCTTCGGCCTGATCCAGTTCAAGGTCGGCACGGGCGGGCAGGCCGCCGAGTACCTGGGCGAGTGGGACTTCCCGCTGAACAAGCTGCTCCACAAGGCGCTCGACATCTACATGTCGCGCCGCTGA
- a CDS encoding alanine racemase, with protein MALTLYVDTARWRAHHKHVHEQFPGLVPVCKGNGYGFGHERLAEEATRLGADVLAVGTTYEAARIKDFFSGDLLVLTPYRRGEEPVPLPDRVIRSVSSIDGVYGLVGARVVIEVMSSMKRHGISEQDLPQLHAATENVRLEGFAIHLPLDRTDGSDAVEEVIGWMDRLRAARLPLHTMFVSHLKAEELVRLQQQFPQTRFRARIGTRLWLGDHEATEYRGAVLDVTRVAKGDRFGYRQQKAASDGFLVVVAGGTSHGVGLEAPKALHGVMPRAKGVARAGLATVNRNLSPFVWGGKQRWFAEPPHMQVSILFVPSDAPEPQVGDELVAHLRHTTTQFDRIVDR; from the coding sequence ATGGCGCTCACGCTCTACGTCGACACCGCGCGCTGGCGGGCGCACCACAAGCACGTGCACGAGCAGTTCCCGGGTCTCGTCCCGGTCTGCAAGGGCAACGGGTACGGCTTCGGGCACGAACGGCTGGCGGAGGAGGCCACCCGCCTGGGCGCGGACGTCCTCGCCGTCGGCACCACGTACGAGGCCGCGCGCATCAAGGACTTCTTCAGCGGTGACCTGCTGGTGCTGACGCCGTACCGGCGCGGTGAGGAACCCGTCCCGCTGCCGGACCGCGTGATCCGCTCCGTGTCGTCCATCGACGGTGTGTACGGCCTCGTGGGCGCCCGTGTCGTCATCGAGGTGATGTCCTCGATGAAGCGGCACGGCATCAGCGAGCAGGACCTGCCGCAGTTGCACGCCGCCACAGAGAACGTCCGGCTGGAGGGCTTCGCCATCCACCTGCCGCTGGACCGCACCGACGGCTCGGACGCCGTCGAGGAGGTCATCGGCTGGATGGACCGGCTGCGCGCGGCCCGGCTGCCGCTGCACACCATGTTCGTCAGCCATCTCAAGGCCGAGGAACTCGTCCGGCTCCAGCAGCAGTTCCCGCAGACCCGGTTCCGCGCCCGCATCGGCACGCGGCTGTGGCTGGGGGACCACGAGGCCACCGAGTACCGCGGCGCCGTCCTGGACGTCACGCGTGTGGCCAAGGGCGACCGCTTCGGCTACCGGCAGCAGAAGGCGGCCTCGGACGGCTTCCTGGTGGTCGTGGCGGGCGGTACGTCGCACGGGGTGGGCCTGGAGGCCCCGAAGGCCCTGCACGGCGTCATGCCGCGCGCCAAGGGCGTCGCACGGGCCGGCCTCGCCACGGTCAACCGGAACCTTTCTCCGTTCGTCTGGGGCGGCAAGCAGCGGTGGTTCGCCGAGCCGCCGCACATGCAGGTGTCGATCCTGTTCGTCCCGTCGGACGCCCCGGAGCCCCAGGTCGGCGACGAGCTGGTGGCCCACCTGCGCCACACCACCACCCAGTTCGACCGGATCGTGGACCGCTAG
- a CDS encoding glycosyltransferase family 87 protein, with the protein MPSAEMTPASKHEPEPVRSAPAEPVRPTREDEIAAAGSELIGGPIGRRALLGTSWWTPVRVIALVAIGMFALGLIQKAPCYHSAWFFGASSQYTHACYSDIPHLYQGRGFADGLVPYFDKLPGDMDYLEYPVLTGVFMEVAAWFTPGSGGIQHQEQWYWFVNAGMLMVCAAVIAVCVTRTHGRRPWDGLLVALAPAFALTATINWDLLAVALTAAAMLMWSRGRVIAFGVLLGLATAAKLYPVFLLGPLLLLCWRAGKWREFFQAAGATVVAWLVVNLPVMVFAFRGWSKFYTFSHDRGVDFGSFWLIWAQNSSNPPTTDFVNTAATVLVVLCFLGIAALTLTAPRRPRFAQLAFLMVAAFILTNKVYSPQYVLWLVPLAVLARPKWRDFLIWQACEVAYFLGIWMYLAYTTSGDAHKGLPTQGYHWTIAVHLLGTLYLCAVVVRDILMPERDVVRRSGDDDPSGGVLDGAEDVFVVGAASHPPRHAAHFDAPQVDWGRPELPPDEKRSL; encoded by the coding sequence ATGCCCAGTGCAGAGATGACGCCCGCGAGCAAGCACGAGCCCGAGCCCGTGCGGTCTGCCCCGGCGGAACCGGTGCGGCCCACCCGGGAGGACGAGATCGCCGCGGCCGGGAGTGAGCTGATCGGTGGTCCCATCGGGCGCCGCGCCCTGCTCGGGACGTCCTGGTGGACTCCCGTCCGGGTGATCGCGCTCGTCGCGATCGGCATGTTCGCCCTCGGCCTCATCCAGAAGGCGCCCTGCTACCACAGCGCCTGGTTCTTCGGCGCGAGCTCGCAGTACACGCACGCCTGCTACTCGGACATCCCGCACCTGTACCAGGGGCGCGGCTTCGCCGACGGGCTGGTGCCGTACTTCGACAAGCTCCCTGGTGACATGGACTATCTCGAGTACCCGGTGCTGACCGGTGTGTTCATGGAGGTGGCCGCCTGGTTCACGCCAGGAAGCGGCGGCATCCAGCACCAGGAGCAGTGGTACTGGTTCGTCAACGCCGGAATGCTGATGGTGTGCGCGGCCGTCATCGCCGTCTGCGTGACCCGCACTCACGGCCGCCGCCCCTGGGACGGGCTGCTCGTCGCTCTGGCGCCCGCCTTCGCGCTCACCGCGACCATCAACTGGGATCTGCTCGCGGTGGCTCTGACGGCCGCGGCGATGCTGATGTGGTCGCGGGGCCGGGTCATCGCCTTCGGGGTCCTGCTGGGGCTCGCCACGGCCGCCAAGCTGTATCCGGTCTTCCTGCTCGGCCCGCTGCTCCTGCTGTGCTGGCGCGCCGGCAAATGGCGGGAGTTCTTCCAGGCCGCCGGCGCCACGGTGGTCGCGTGGCTGGTCGTGAACCTGCCGGTGATGGTCTTCGCCTTCCGGGGCTGGTCGAAGTTCTACACGTTCAGCCACGACCGGGGCGTCGACTTCGGCTCCTTCTGGCTGATCTGGGCGCAGAACTCCAGCAACCCTCCCACCACCGACTTCGTGAACACCGCTGCCACCGTGCTGGTGGTCCTGTGCTTCCTCGGTATCGCGGCACTCACGCTCACCGCCCCGCGCCGGCCGCGCTTCGCCCAGCTCGCCTTCCTGATGGTGGCGGCCTTCATCCTCACCAACAAGGTCTACTCTCCGCAGTACGTCCTGTGGCTGGTGCCGCTCGCGGTCCTCGCCCGGCCCAAGTGGCGGGACTTCCTGATCTGGCAGGCGTGCGAGGTGGCGTACTTCCTGGGGATCTGGATGTACCTCGCGTACACGACCAGCGGAGACGCGCACAAGGGCCTGCCGACACAGGGCTATCACTGGACGATCGCGGTGCATCTGCTGGGCACGCTGTACCTGTGCGCCGTGGTCGTGCGGGACATCCTCATGCCCGAGCGGGACGTGGTGCGCCGGTCCGGGGACGACGACCCCTCGGGCGGGGTGCTCGACGGCGCGGAGGACGTCTTCGTGGTCGGTGCGGCATCCCATCCCCCGCGGCACGCCGCCCACTTCGACGCACCTCAAGTGGACTGGGGCAGGCCGGAACTGCCGCCGGACGAGAAGCGTTCGCTCTGA
- a CDS encoding transglycosylase domain-containing protein, whose protein sequence is MPSWKLVSGLFIGFVGCLVAAVGIGFAMVQIPSENIAAKSQNNVYYWADKSQMVATGTGVNRQNVTIDKIPEAMQWAVISAENKSFYKDSGVDPMGIARALANMARGGQTQGGSTITQQFVKNTYLSQDQTVTRKFKEMFISIKVGTKLKKPQILQGYLNTSYFGRGAYGIQAAAQTYFGVDAVDLKPSQCAFLAALLKGPTYYDPAGNADLDKAATPEANRKRSEERWSWILSEMHKDKHLTDTEYQEAGKKYPTVEGRKATKGMTGQISYLVDTAKKYVLNHSDISEADFDRGGYQIYTTFDKKKVNALSAAVKKIQKQRLNPKRELDKYVQFGAASVKPENGRIEALYGGDGYENGHFTNNADTSGVPVGSTWKPFVLAAAMEYGTYKHPGTPVSPLSKYNGNDHLKVLNSDGTPYLNKDNSFFFQNNEGPRKWGYITLRKAMEQSINTPFVQLGMDVGMTHVRDVAKSAGILPQSMSVDLNPSFAIGTSTPSAIRMADAYATFAASGKQADPYSVTEVKKSGEDQPGFEKPKVKQAMDADIANNVTNVLENVIQNGTGTNAKALGRTAAGKTGTTDKNKSAWFVGYTQQLSTSVTMFRENPKDHELLSMNGTAGVDSIHGGDIPTLVWTEYMKAALKNANDTGFPDAPKLGEIQDEAGAPSPTPSVTITPSQTPSNSPSPTPSATSPSPSPSPSDSCQFGWGNNCGNNGGTGNGGTDGGTTPTPSVTDTTGTGNTRGNGNGGIFAGQNG, encoded by the coding sequence GTGCCTTCCTGGAAGCTCGTCTCGGGCCTGTTCATCGGCTTCGTCGGCTGTCTGGTCGCCGCGGTCGGCATCGGCTTCGCGATGGTTCAGATCCCTAGTGAGAACATCGCCGCCAAGTCGCAGAACAACGTCTACTACTGGGCCGACAAGAGCCAGATGGTGGCCACGGGCACGGGCGTGAACCGTCAGAACGTCACCATCGACAAGATCCCCGAGGCCATGCAGTGGGCCGTGATCTCGGCCGAGAACAAGAGCTTCTACAAGGACTCGGGCGTCGACCCCATGGGTATCGCACGAGCCCTGGCCAACATGGCGCGAGGCGGCCAGACGCAGGGTGGTTCGACCATCACCCAGCAGTTCGTCAAGAACACGTATCTCAGCCAGGATCAGACCGTCACCCGGAAGTTCAAGGAGATGTTCATCTCCATCAAGGTGGGGACGAAGCTCAAGAAGCCGCAGATCCTGCAGGGCTACCTCAACACCTCGTACTTCGGCCGTGGCGCCTACGGCATCCAGGCCGCCGCGCAGACCTACTTCGGCGTCGACGCGGTCGACCTCAAGCCGAGCCAGTGCGCGTTCCTCGCGGCGCTGCTGAAGGGTCCGACGTACTACGACCCGGCCGGTAACGCGGACCTCGACAAGGCGGCGACTCCTGAGGCCAACCGCAAGCGCTCGGAGGAGCGCTGGTCCTGGATCCTCAGCGAGATGCACAAGGACAAGCACCTCACGGACACCGAGTACCAGGAAGCCGGCAAGAAGTACCCCACCGTCGAGGGCCGCAAGGCGACCAAGGGCATGACCGGCCAGATCAGCTACCTGGTCGACACGGCGAAGAAGTACGTCCTGAACCATTCCGACATCTCGGAGGCGGATTTCGACAGGGGCGGCTACCAGATCTACACGACCTTCGACAAGAAGAAGGTCAACGCTCTGAGCGCGGCCGTGAAGAAGATCCAGAAGCAGCGCCTCAACCCGAAGCGGGAACTGGACAAGTACGTCCAGTTCGGTGCGGCGTCGGTGAAGCCGGAGAACGGCCGGATCGAAGCCCTCTACGGCGGTGACGGCTACGAGAACGGTCACTTCACCAACAACGCCGACACCTCCGGTGTCCCCGTCGGTTCGACGTGGAAGCCGTTCGTGCTGGCGGCGGCCATGGAGTACGGCACGTACAAGCATCCCGGCACGCCGGTCTCGCCGCTGAGCAAGTACAACGGCAACGACCATCTCAAGGTTCTGAACTCGGACGGGACGCCCTATCTCAACAAGGACAACTCGTTCTTCTTCCAGAACAACGAGGGTCCCCGCAAATGGGGCTACATCACTCTGCGCAAGGCGATGGAACAGTCCATCAACACTCCGTTCGTTCAGCTTGGTATGGACGTCGGGATGACGCATGTGCGGGACGTCGCCAAGTCGGCCGGCATCCTTCCCCAGAGCATGTCGGTGGACCTCAACCCGTCGTTCGCCATCGGTACGTCCACTCCCAGCGCGATCCGCATGGCGGACGCCTACGCGACCTTCGCGGCGTCCGGCAAGCAGGCGGACCCGTACTCGGTGACCGAGGTCAAGAAGAGCGGCGAGGACCAGCCGGGCTTCGAGAAGCCAAAGGTCAAGCAGGCCATGGATGCGGACATCGCCAACAACGTGACGAACGTCCTGGAGAACGTCATCCAGAACGGTACGGGTACGAACGCCAAGGCCCTGGGCCGTACGGCGGCGGGCAAGACCGGTACCACCGACAAGAACAAGTCGGCCTGGTTCGTGGGCTACACCCAGCAGCTGTCGACCTCGGTGACGATGTTCCGTGAGAACCCCAAGGACCACGAGCTGCTCTCCATGAACGGCACCGCGGGCGTGGACTCCATCCACGGTGGTGACATCCCGACGCTCGTGTGGACCGAGTACATGAAGGCCGCACTGAAGAACGCGAACGACACCGGCTTCCCGGACGCCCCCAAGCTCGGCGAGATCCAGGACGAGGCGGGTGCGCCTTCTCCGACCCCGTCGGTCACCATCACGCCGAGCCAGACGCCGAGCAACTCGCCGAGCCCGACGCCCAGCGCCACGTCCCCGTCTCCGTCCCCGTCGCCGAGTGATTCCTGCCAGTTCGGCTGGGGCAACAACTGCGGCAACAACGGAGGCACAGGGAACGGCGGCACGGACGGAGGAACGACACCCACGCCGTCAGTCACCGATACCACCGGCACCGGTAATACCAGAGGCAATGGCAATGGAGGCATCTTCGCAGGTCAGAACGGCTAG
- a CDS encoding PadR family transcriptional regulator, which translates to MSRRSGILEFAVLGLLRESPMHGYELRKRLNTSLGVFRAFSYGTLYPCLKTLVTNGWLIEEPGSTHEDALAAPLAGRRAKIVYRLTAEGKEHFEELLSQTGPDAYEDEHFAARFAFFGQTSRDVRMRVLEGRRSRLEERLEKMRASLARTRERLDDYTLELQRHGMESVEREVRWLNELIESERAGRDLRGSASGGSAQQDTTSGATGGLPRPGDTPRTDTPGDTAT; encoded by the coding sequence ATGAGCCGGCGTTCCGGCATCCTTGAGTTCGCCGTACTCGGGCTGCTGCGCGAGTCCCCGATGCACGGCTATGAGCTGCGCAAACGACTCAATACGTCACTGGGTGTGTTCCGGGCGTTCAGCTACGGGACCCTGTACCCCTGCCTCAAGACGCTGGTCACCAACGGCTGGTTGATCGAGGAACCGGGCAGCACCCATGAGGACGCCCTCGCCGCTCCCCTCGCCGGACGCCGCGCGAAGATCGTCTACCGGTTGACGGCGGAAGGTAAGGAGCACTTCGAGGAGCTTCTTTCGCAGACCGGTCCCGACGCGTACGAGGACGAGCACTTCGCCGCACGGTTCGCCTTCTTCGGGCAGACCTCGCGGGATGTGCGCATGCGCGTGCTGGAAGGCCGACGCAGCCGCCTGGAGGAGCGCCTGGAGAAGATGCGCGCCTCCCTGGCGCGCACCCGGGAGCGCCTCGACGACTACACGCTTGAGCTCCAGCGCCACGGGATGGAGTCCGTGGAGCGCGAAGTGCGCTGGCTGAACGAGCTCATCGAGAGCGAGCGGGCCGGTCGGGACCTGAGGGGTTCCGCATCCGGGGGGTCCGCTCAGCAGGACACCACATCTGGAGCGACGGGCGGCCTGCCCCGTCCCGGGGACACCCCCCGGACGGATACGCCCGGCGACACCGCCACGTGA
- a CDS encoding inositol-3-phosphate synthase has protein sequence MGSVRVAIVGVGNCAASLVQGVEYYKDADPASKVPGLMHVQFGDYHVGDVEFVAAFDVDAKKVGLDLADAIGASENNTIKIADVPNTGVTVQRGHTHDGLGKYYRLTIEESAEEPVDVVQVLKDKQVDVLVCYLPVGSEDAAKFYAQCAIDAKVAFVNALPVFIAGTKEWADKFTEAGVPIVGDDIKSQVGATITHRVMAKLFEDRGVRLERTMQLNVGGNMDFKNMLERDRLESKKISKTQAVTSQIPDRDLGEKNVHIGPSDYVAWLDDRKWAYVRLEGRAFGDVPLNLEYKLEVWDSPNSAGIIIDALRAAKIAKDRGIGGPILSASSYFMKSPPVQYFDDEARENVEKFIRGEVER, from the coding sequence ATGGGTTCGGTTCGCGTAGCCATCGTCGGCGTGGGCAACTGCGCCGCGTCGCTGGTGCAGGGAGTCGAGTACTACAAGGACGCCGACCCGGCGTCGAAGGTCCCCGGCCTGATGCACGTGCAGTTCGGTGACTACCACGTCGGTGACGTGGAATTCGTCGCCGCCTTCGACGTGGACGCCAAGAAGGTCGGCCTCGACCTCGCGGACGCGATCGGCGCCTCCGAGAACAACACCATCAAGATCGCCGACGTTCCGAACACCGGCGTCACGGTCCAGCGCGGCCACACCCACGACGGCCTCGGCAAGTACTACCGCCTCACCATCGAGGAGTCCGCCGAGGAGCCGGTCGACGTCGTCCAGGTCCTCAAGGACAAGCAGGTCGACGTGCTCGTCTGCTACCTGCCCGTCGGTTCCGAGGACGCGGCGAAGTTCTACGCCCAGTGCGCCATCGACGCCAAGGTCGCCTTCGTCAACGCCCTCCCGGTCTTCATCGCCGGCACCAAGGAGTGGGCGGACAAGTTCACCGAGGCGGGCGTCCCGATCGTCGGTGACGACATCAAGTCCCAGGTCGGCGCCACCATCACGCACCGCGTCATGGCGAAGCTGTTCGAGGACCGTGGCGTGCGCCTGGAGCGCACGATGCAGCTGAACGTCGGCGGCAACATGGACTTCAAGAACATGCTCGAGCGTGACCGCCTGGAGTCCAAGAAGATCTCCAAGACGCAGGCCGTCACCTCCCAGATCCCCGACCGGGACCTCGGCGAGAAGAACGTCCACATCGGCCCGTCCGACTACGTGGCCTGGCTGGACGACCGCAAGTGGGCGTACGTCCGCCTCGAGGGCCGCGCCTTCGGTGACGTCCCGCTGAACCTGGAGTACAAGCTCGAGGTCTGGGACTCCCCGAACTCCGCCGGCATCATCATCGACGCCCTGCGCGCCGCGAAGATCGCCAAGGACCGCGGCATCGGCGGCCCGATCCTGTCCGCGTCCTCGTACTTCATGAAGTCCCCGCCGGTCCAGTACTTCGACGACGAGGCCCGCGAGAACGTCGAGAAGTTCATCCGCGGTGAGGTCGAGCGCTAG
- a CDS encoding MFS transporter, whose protein sequence is MPVVRDLRVLLRLRDFRRLLSVRLLSQGADGVYQVALAAYVVFSPEKQTSATAIASAMAVLLLPYSLVGPFAGVLLDRWRRRQVFVYGNLLRALLAAGTAALMVSHVPDWLFYVSALCVTAVNRFVLAGLSAALPRVVDAERLVLANSLSPTAGTLAATAGGGLAFVVRLVASGSDAAVVLLGSLLYLCAALVSLSIAPALLGPDREPERPHLRTALTDTARDLLAAVRHLAAPRRREAAWALAAMTLMRFCYGALLVLLLMLCRYALSTSPDEGLRLLGLALAVSGLGFFAAAVVTPWAAGRLGPGYWIVVCSGSAAVLEPALGLPFVTGPLLVAAFVLGLTTQGAKISTDTIVQASVEDGFRGRIFSVYDVLFNVAFVGAAGVAALILPPDGRSTVLVILVALIYATVTVALARFLQRQRREEGRCFT, encoded by the coding sequence ATGCCCGTCGTCCGTGACCTGCGCGTCCTGCTGCGCCTGCGGGACTTCCGACGTCTGCTGTCCGTCCGTCTCCTCTCCCAGGGCGCCGACGGCGTCTACCAGGTCGCGCTCGCCGCGTACGTCGTCTTCTCCCCGGAGAAACAGACCTCGGCCACGGCGATCGCCTCGGCCATGGCGGTCCTGCTGCTCCCGTACTCACTGGTCGGCCCCTTCGCGGGCGTCCTGCTGGACCGCTGGCGGCGCCGTCAGGTCTTCGTGTACGGCAATCTGCTGCGTGCGCTGCTGGCGGCGGGCACGGCCGCACTGATGGTCAGCCATGTGCCGGACTGGCTGTTCTACGTCTCCGCGCTGTGCGTCACGGCCGTCAACCGGTTCGTCCTCGCGGGGCTGTCCGCCGCCCTGCCACGCGTGGTCGACGCGGAGCGTCTGGTGCTGGCCAATTCTCTGTCCCCCACGGCGGGCACGCTCGCCGCGACCGCCGGCGGCGGCCTCGCCTTCGTCGTGCGGCTCGTGGCGTCGGGCTCCGACGCCGCGGTGGTACTTCTCGGCTCTCTCCTCTATCTGTGCGCAGCGCTCGTCTCGCTCAGCATCGCCCCCGCTCTGCTCGGCCCCGACCGCGAGCCGGAGCGGCCCCACCTGCGCACCGCACTCACCGACACGGCACGCGACCTGCTCGCGGCCGTCCGGCATCTGGCCGCACCCCGACGCCGGGAAGCCGCCTGGGCGCTGGCCGCGATGACCCTGATGCGCTTCTGCTACGGCGCGCTCCTCGTCCTGCTGCTCATGCTGTGCCGGTACGCCCTCTCCACGAGCCCCGACGAGGGGCTCCGGCTGCTGGGGCTGGCGCTGGCGGTGTCAGGCCTGGGCTTCTTCGCGGCGGCCGTGGTGACCCCATGGGCGGCGGGCCGGCTCGGCCCCGGCTACTGGATCGTGGTGTGCTCCGGTTCGGCCGCCGTTCTGGAACCGGCGCTCGGCCTCCCCTTCGTCACCGGCCCACTGCTGGTGGCGGCTTTCGTCCTGGGGCTGACCACCCAGGGAGCCAAGATCTCCACGGACACGATCGTCCAGGCGTCCGTCGAGGACGGATTCCGCGGCCGGATCTTCTCCGTGTACGACGTGCTCTTCAACGTCGCCTTCGTCGGCGCCGCCGGTGTGGCCGCCCTGATACTGCCGCCGGACGGCCGCTCAACGGTGCTGGTGATCCTTGTCGCTCTGATCTACGCGACGGTCACCGTGGCTCTGGCGCGCTTCCTGCAGAGGCAGAGACGAGAAGAGGGGCGATGTTTCACGTGA